The following proteins come from a genomic window of Anguilla rostrata isolate EN2019 chromosome 17, ASM1855537v3, whole genome shotgun sequence:
- the LOC135243111 gene encoding E3 ubiquitin-protein ligase SMURF1-like isoform X3, giving the protein MSNSGTRRNGSSIKIRLTVLCAKNLAKKDFFRSCVSVAGLPDPFAKVVVDGSGQCHSTDTVKSTLDPKWNQHYDLYIGKTDSITISIWNHKKIHKKQGAGFLGCIRLLSNAISRLKDTGYQRLDLCKLNPTDSDTVRGQIVVSLQTRDRIGSGGPVVDCRGLLESEGPVYEDSGPGRPLSCFMEEPLPYTDSTGASGGGSCRVLESPNQEQRLQAQRIRGQETRGHTHTPQNRPHGHQSPELPEGYEQRTTVQGQVYFLHTQTGVSTWHDPRIPRVSCEDLGPLPPGWEIRSTVSGRIYFVDHNNRTTQFTDPRLHHIMSQHSQVKESGQALPVQTEAPVEEGGGGGGEGEVPVRYERDLVQKLKLLRHELSLQQPQAGHCRIEVSRDEIFEESYRQIMKMRPKDLKKRLMVKFRGEEGLDYGGVAREWLYLLCHEMLNPYYGLFQYSTDNIYTLQINPDSSINPDHLSYFHFVGRIMGLAVFHGHYINGGFTLPFYKQLLGKPIQLSDLETVDPELHKSLVWILENDITPVLDHTFCVEHNAFGKFLQHELKPNGRNIPVTEDNKKEYVRLYVNWRFMRGIEAQFLALQKGFNELIPQHLLKPFDQKELELIVGGLGKIDLGDWKANTRLKHCVADSNIVRWFWQAVESFDEERRGRLLQFVTGSTRVPLQGFKALQGSTGSAGPRLFTIHLIDANTDNLPKAHTCFNRIDIPPYETYDKLYEKLLTAVEETCGFAVE; this is encoded by the exons tATTATGTGCCAAGAACCTGGCGAAAAAGGACTTCTTTC GCTCATGTGTTTCTGTCGCAGGGTTGCCCGACCCTTTCGCTAAAGTAGTAGTAGATGGATCGGGCCAGTGCCACTCCACCGACACGGTCAAGAGCACCTTGGACCCCAAGTGGAACCAGCATTACGACCT ATATATTGGGAAAACCGACTCCATAACCATCAGCATATGGAACCACAAGAAGATTCACAAAAAGCAGGGAGCGGGTTTCCTCGGCTGCATCCGGCTCCTGTCCAACGCCATCAGCAGGCTGAAGGACACTGGCT ACCAGCGATTGGATCTATGCAAGCTGAACCCCACTGACAGCGATACAGTACGTGGCCAAATAGTAG TGAGTTTGCAGACGCGGGATCGGATAGGGAGCGGAGGTCCTGTGGTGGACTGCAGAGGACTCTTAGAAAGTGAAGG ACCTGTGTATGAAGACTCGGGGCCCGGCCGGCCGCTCAGCTGCTTCATGGAGGAGCCGCTGCCTTACACAGACAGCACGGGGGCGTCGGGCGGGGGCAGCTGCCGCGTCCTGGAGTCGCCCAATCAGGAGCAGAGACTCCAAGCACAACGAATCAGAGGCCAAGAGACCAGAGGTCACACGCACACCCCTCAGAACCGGCCCCACGGGCACCAGTCACCGGAGCTCCCAGAGGGCTACG AACAAAGGACGACGGTCCAGGGCCAGGTCTActtcctgcacacacagacgggcGTCAGCACGTGGCACGACCCCAGAATACCACG CGTGAGTTGTGAGGACCtggggcccctccccccgggcTGGGAGATCAGGAGCACAGTCTCAGGAAGGATTTACTTTGTGGACCACAACAACAGGACCACGCAGTTCACCGACCCCCGGCTGCACCACATAATGAG TCAGCATTCTCAGGTTAAGGAGTCGGGCCAGGCCCTGCCGGTGCAGACGGAGGCGCCGGTGGAggagggcggcgggggcgggggcgagggcgaGGTGCCCGTGCGCTACGAGCGGGACCTGGTGCAGAAGCTGAAGCTGCTCCGGCACGAGCTGTCCCTGCAGCAGCCCCAGGCCGGCCACTGCCGCATCGAGGTGTCCCGCGACGAGATCTTCGAG GAGTCGTACAGACAGATCATGAAGATGAGGCCGAAAGACCTGAAGAAGCGCCTCATGGTGAAGTTTCGTGGAGAGGAGGGGCTAGACTATGGTGGTGTGGCAAG GGAGTGgctgtacctcctgtgccacgaGATGCTGAATCCGTACTACGGCCTGTTCCAGTACTCCACGGACAACATCTACACCCTGCAGATCAATCCCGACTCCTCCATAAATCCC GACCACTTGTCGTATTTCCACTTTGTGGGGAGGATCAtgggcctggctgtgttccaCGGGCACTACATCAACGGGGGCTTCACCCTGCCCTTCTACAAGCAGCTCCTGGGCAAGCCCATTCAGCTGTCTGACCTGGAGACTGTGGACCCAGAGCTGCACAAGAGCCTGGTCTGGATCCT AGAAAATGACATCACCCCCGTTCTGGACCACACGTTCTGCGTCGAGCACAACGCCTTCGGCAAATTCCTCCAGCACGAGCTGAAACCCAACGGCCGCAACATCCCGGTGACGGAAGACAACAAGAAGGAGTACGTGAG GCTCTACGTGAACTGGAGGTTCATGAGGGGGATCGAGGCCCAGTTCCTGGCCCTGCAGAAGGGCTTCAACGAATTGATCCCGCAGCACCTGCTCAAGCCCTTCGACCAGAAGGAGCTCGAG CTGATCGTGGGCGGCCTGGGGAAGATCGACCTGGGCGACTGGAAGGCCAACACGCGGCTCAAGCACTGCGTGGCCGACAGCAACATCGTCCGCTGGTTCTGGCAGGCGGTGGAGTCCTTCGACGAGGAGCGGCGGGGCCGGCTGCTGCAGTTCGTCACGGGGTCCACCCGCGTACCCCTCCAGGGCTTCAAGGCGCTCCAAG gttcTACAGGCTCTGCAGGACCCAGGCTCTTCACTATCCACTTGATAGACGCCAACACGGACAACCTGCCCAAAGCCCACACCTG CTTCAACCGGATCGATATCCCGCCTTACGAGACGTACGACAAGCTCTACGAGAAGCTCCTGACTGCGGTGGAGGAAACCTGCGGCTTCGCGGTGGAGTGa
- the LOC135243111 gene encoding E3 ubiquitin-protein ligase SMURF1-like isoform X4, translating into MSNSGTRRNGSSIKIRLTVLCAKNLAKKDFFRLPDPFAKVVVDGSGQCHSTDTVKSTLDPKWNQHYDLYIGKTDSITISIWNHKKIHKKQGAGFLGCIRLLSNAISRLKDTGYQRLDLCKLNPTDSDTVRGQIVVSLQTRDRIGSGGPVVDCRGLLESEGPVYEDSGPGRPLSCFMEEPLPYTDSTGASGGGSCRVLESPNQEQRLQAQRIRGQETRGHTHTPQNRPHGHQSPELPEGYEQRTTVQGQVYFLHTQTGVSTWHDPRIPRGLNSVSCEDLGPLPPGWEIRSTVSGRIYFVDHNNRTTQFTDPRLHHIMSQHSQVKESGQALPVQTEAPVEEGGGGGGEGEVPVRYERDLVQKLKLLRHELSLQQPQAGHCRIEVSRDEIFEESYRQIMKMRPKDLKKRLMVKFRGEEGLDYGGVAREWLYLLCHEMLNPYYGLFQYSTDNIYTLQINPDSSINPDHLSYFHFVGRIMGLAVFHGHYINGGFTLPFYKQLLGKPIQLSDLETVDPELHKSLVWILENDITPVLDHTFCVEHNAFGKFLQHELKPNGRNIPVTEDNKKEYVRLYVNWRFMRGIEAQFLALQKGFNELIPQHLLKPFDQKELELIVGGLGKIDLGDWKANTRLKHCVADSNIVRWFWQAVESFDEERRGRLLQFVTGSTRVPLQGFKALQGSTGSAGPRLFTIHLIDANTDNLPKAHTCFNRIDIPPYETYDKLYEKLLTAVEETCGFAVE; encoded by the exons tATTATGTGCCAAGAACCTGGCGAAAAAGGACTTCTTTC GGTTGCCCGACCCTTTCGCTAAAGTAGTAGTAGATGGATCGGGCCAGTGCCACTCCACCGACACGGTCAAGAGCACCTTGGACCCCAAGTGGAACCAGCATTACGACCT ATATATTGGGAAAACCGACTCCATAACCATCAGCATATGGAACCACAAGAAGATTCACAAAAAGCAGGGAGCGGGTTTCCTCGGCTGCATCCGGCTCCTGTCCAACGCCATCAGCAGGCTGAAGGACACTGGCT ACCAGCGATTGGATCTATGCAAGCTGAACCCCACTGACAGCGATACAGTACGTGGCCAAATAGTAG TGAGTTTGCAGACGCGGGATCGGATAGGGAGCGGAGGTCCTGTGGTGGACTGCAGAGGACTCTTAGAAAGTGAAGG ACCTGTGTATGAAGACTCGGGGCCCGGCCGGCCGCTCAGCTGCTTCATGGAGGAGCCGCTGCCTTACACAGACAGCACGGGGGCGTCGGGCGGGGGCAGCTGCCGCGTCCTGGAGTCGCCCAATCAGGAGCAGAGACTCCAAGCACAACGAATCAGAGGCCAAGAGACCAGAGGTCACACGCACACCCCTCAGAACCGGCCCCACGGGCACCAGTCACCGGAGCTCCCAGAGGGCTACG AACAAAGGACGACGGTCCAGGGCCAGGTCTActtcctgcacacacagacgggcGTCAGCACGTGGCACGACCCCAGAATACCACG GGGTCTGAACAGCGTGAGTTGTGAGGACCtggggcccctccccccgggcTGGGAGATCAGGAGCACAGTCTCAGGAAGGATTTACTTTGTGGACCACAACAACAGGACCACGCAGTTCACCGACCCCCGGCTGCACCACATAATGAG TCAGCATTCTCAGGTTAAGGAGTCGGGCCAGGCCCTGCCGGTGCAGACGGAGGCGCCGGTGGAggagggcggcgggggcgggggcgagggcgaGGTGCCCGTGCGCTACGAGCGGGACCTGGTGCAGAAGCTGAAGCTGCTCCGGCACGAGCTGTCCCTGCAGCAGCCCCAGGCCGGCCACTGCCGCATCGAGGTGTCCCGCGACGAGATCTTCGAG GAGTCGTACAGACAGATCATGAAGATGAGGCCGAAAGACCTGAAGAAGCGCCTCATGGTGAAGTTTCGTGGAGAGGAGGGGCTAGACTATGGTGGTGTGGCAAG GGAGTGgctgtacctcctgtgccacgaGATGCTGAATCCGTACTACGGCCTGTTCCAGTACTCCACGGACAACATCTACACCCTGCAGATCAATCCCGACTCCTCCATAAATCCC GACCACTTGTCGTATTTCCACTTTGTGGGGAGGATCAtgggcctggctgtgttccaCGGGCACTACATCAACGGGGGCTTCACCCTGCCCTTCTACAAGCAGCTCCTGGGCAAGCCCATTCAGCTGTCTGACCTGGAGACTGTGGACCCAGAGCTGCACAAGAGCCTGGTCTGGATCCT AGAAAATGACATCACCCCCGTTCTGGACCACACGTTCTGCGTCGAGCACAACGCCTTCGGCAAATTCCTCCAGCACGAGCTGAAACCCAACGGCCGCAACATCCCGGTGACGGAAGACAACAAGAAGGAGTACGTGAG GCTCTACGTGAACTGGAGGTTCATGAGGGGGATCGAGGCCCAGTTCCTGGCCCTGCAGAAGGGCTTCAACGAATTGATCCCGCAGCACCTGCTCAAGCCCTTCGACCAGAAGGAGCTCGAG CTGATCGTGGGCGGCCTGGGGAAGATCGACCTGGGCGACTGGAAGGCCAACACGCGGCTCAAGCACTGCGTGGCCGACAGCAACATCGTCCGCTGGTTCTGGCAGGCGGTGGAGTCCTTCGACGAGGAGCGGCGGGGCCGGCTGCTGCAGTTCGTCACGGGGTCCACCCGCGTACCCCTCCAGGGCTTCAAGGCGCTCCAAG gttcTACAGGCTCTGCAGGACCCAGGCTCTTCACTATCCACTTGATAGACGCCAACACGGACAACCTGCCCAAAGCCCACACCTG CTTCAACCGGATCGATATCCCGCCTTACGAGACGTACGACAAGCTCTACGAGAAGCTCCTGACTGCGGTGGAGGAAACCTGCGGCTTCGCGGTGGAGTGa
- the LOC135243111 gene encoding E3 ubiquitin-protein ligase SMURF1-like isoform X5: protein MSNSGTRRNGSSIKIRLTVLCAKNLAKKDFFRLPDPFAKVVVDGSGQCHSTDTVKSTLDPKWNQHYDLYIGKTDSITISIWNHKKIHKKQGAGFLGCIRLLSNAISRLKDTGYQRLDLCKLNPTDSDTVRGQIVVSLQTRDRIGSGGPVVDCRGLLESEGPVYEDSGPGRPLSCFMEEPLPYTDSTGASGGGSCRVLESPNQEQRLQAQRIRGQETRGHTHTPQNRPHGHQSPELPEGYEQRTTVQGQVYFLHTQTGVSTWHDPRIPRGLNSVSCEDLGPLPPGWEIRSTVSGRIYFVDHNNRTTQFTDPRLHHIMSQHSQVKESGQALPVQTEAPVEEGGGGGGEGEVPVRYERDLVQKLKLLRHELSLQQPQAGHCRIEVSRDEIFEESYRQIMKMRPKDLKKRLMVKFRGEEGLDYGGVAREWLYLLCHEMLNPYYGLFQYSTDNIYTLQINPDSSINPDHLSYFHFVGRIMGLAVFHGHYINGGFTLPFYKQLLGKPIQLSDLETVDPELHKSLVWILENDITPVLDHTFCVEHNAFGKFLQHELKPNGRNIPVTEDNKKEYVRLYVNWRFMRGIEAQFLALQKGFNELIPQHLLKPFDQKELELIVGGLGKIDLGDWKANTRLKHCVADSNIVRWFWQAVESFDEERRGRLLQFVTGSTRVPLQGFKALQGSAGPRLFTIHLIDANTDNLPKAHTCFNRIDIPPYETYDKLYEKLLTAVEETCGFAVE from the exons tATTATGTGCCAAGAACCTGGCGAAAAAGGACTTCTTTC GGTTGCCCGACCCTTTCGCTAAAGTAGTAGTAGATGGATCGGGCCAGTGCCACTCCACCGACACGGTCAAGAGCACCTTGGACCCCAAGTGGAACCAGCATTACGACCT ATATATTGGGAAAACCGACTCCATAACCATCAGCATATGGAACCACAAGAAGATTCACAAAAAGCAGGGAGCGGGTTTCCTCGGCTGCATCCGGCTCCTGTCCAACGCCATCAGCAGGCTGAAGGACACTGGCT ACCAGCGATTGGATCTATGCAAGCTGAACCCCACTGACAGCGATACAGTACGTGGCCAAATAGTAG TGAGTTTGCAGACGCGGGATCGGATAGGGAGCGGAGGTCCTGTGGTGGACTGCAGAGGACTCTTAGAAAGTGAAGG ACCTGTGTATGAAGACTCGGGGCCCGGCCGGCCGCTCAGCTGCTTCATGGAGGAGCCGCTGCCTTACACAGACAGCACGGGGGCGTCGGGCGGGGGCAGCTGCCGCGTCCTGGAGTCGCCCAATCAGGAGCAGAGACTCCAAGCACAACGAATCAGAGGCCAAGAGACCAGAGGTCACACGCACACCCCTCAGAACCGGCCCCACGGGCACCAGTCACCGGAGCTCCCAGAGGGCTACG AACAAAGGACGACGGTCCAGGGCCAGGTCTActtcctgcacacacagacgggcGTCAGCACGTGGCACGACCCCAGAATACCACG GGGTCTGAACAGCGTGAGTTGTGAGGACCtggggcccctccccccgggcTGGGAGATCAGGAGCACAGTCTCAGGAAGGATTTACTTTGTGGACCACAACAACAGGACCACGCAGTTCACCGACCCCCGGCTGCACCACATAATGAG TCAGCATTCTCAGGTTAAGGAGTCGGGCCAGGCCCTGCCGGTGCAGACGGAGGCGCCGGTGGAggagggcggcgggggcgggggcgagggcgaGGTGCCCGTGCGCTACGAGCGGGACCTGGTGCAGAAGCTGAAGCTGCTCCGGCACGAGCTGTCCCTGCAGCAGCCCCAGGCCGGCCACTGCCGCATCGAGGTGTCCCGCGACGAGATCTTCGAG GAGTCGTACAGACAGATCATGAAGATGAGGCCGAAAGACCTGAAGAAGCGCCTCATGGTGAAGTTTCGTGGAGAGGAGGGGCTAGACTATGGTGGTGTGGCAAG GGAGTGgctgtacctcctgtgccacgaGATGCTGAATCCGTACTACGGCCTGTTCCAGTACTCCACGGACAACATCTACACCCTGCAGATCAATCCCGACTCCTCCATAAATCCC GACCACTTGTCGTATTTCCACTTTGTGGGGAGGATCAtgggcctggctgtgttccaCGGGCACTACATCAACGGGGGCTTCACCCTGCCCTTCTACAAGCAGCTCCTGGGCAAGCCCATTCAGCTGTCTGACCTGGAGACTGTGGACCCAGAGCTGCACAAGAGCCTGGTCTGGATCCT AGAAAATGACATCACCCCCGTTCTGGACCACACGTTCTGCGTCGAGCACAACGCCTTCGGCAAATTCCTCCAGCACGAGCTGAAACCCAACGGCCGCAACATCCCGGTGACGGAAGACAACAAGAAGGAGTACGTGAG GCTCTACGTGAACTGGAGGTTCATGAGGGGGATCGAGGCCCAGTTCCTGGCCCTGCAGAAGGGCTTCAACGAATTGATCCCGCAGCACCTGCTCAAGCCCTTCGACCAGAAGGAGCTCGAG CTGATCGTGGGCGGCCTGGGGAAGATCGACCTGGGCGACTGGAAGGCCAACACGCGGCTCAAGCACTGCGTGGCCGACAGCAACATCGTCCGCTGGTTCTGGCAGGCGGTGGAGTCCTTCGACGAGGAGCGGCGGGGCCGGCTGCTGCAGTTCGTCACGGGGTCCACCCGCGTACCCCTCCAGGGCTTCAAGGCGCTCCAAG GCTCTGCAGGACCCAGGCTCTTCACTATCCACTTGATAGACGCCAACACGGACAACCTGCCCAAAGCCCACACCTG CTTCAACCGGATCGATATCCCGCCTTACGAGACGTACGACAAGCTCTACGAGAAGCTCCTGACTGCGGTGGAGGAAACCTGCGGCTTCGCGGTGGAGTGa
- the LOC135243111 gene encoding E3 ubiquitin-protein ligase SMURF1-like isoform X2 — protein sequence MSNSGTRRNGSSIKIRLTVLCAKNLAKKDFFRSCVSVAGLPDPFAKVVVDGSGQCHSTDTVKSTLDPKWNQHYDLYIGKTDSITISIWNHKKIHKKQGAGFLGCIRLLSNAISRLKDTGYQRLDLCKLNPTDSDTVRGQIVVSLQTRDRIGSGGPVVDCRGLLESEGPVYEDSGPGRPLSCFMEEPLPYTDSTGASGGGSCRVLESPNQEQRLQAQRIRGQETRGHTHTPQNRPHGHQSPELPEGYEQRTTVQGQVYFLHTQTGVSTWHDPRIPRGLNSVSCEDLGPLPPGWEIRSTVSGRIYFVDHNNRTTQFTDPRLHHIMSQHSQVKESGQALPVQTEAPVEEGGGGGGEGEVPVRYERDLVQKLKLLRHELSLQQPQAGHCRIEVSRDEIFEESYRQIMKMRPKDLKKRLMVKFRGEEGLDYGGVAREWLYLLCHEMLNPYYGLFQYSTDNIYTLQINPDSSINPDHLSYFHFVGRIMGLAVFHGHYINGGFTLPFYKQLLGKPIQLSDLETVDPELHKSLVWILENDITPVLDHTFCVEHNAFGKFLQHELKPNGRNIPVTEDNKKEYVRLYVNWRFMRGIEAQFLALQKGFNELIPQHLLKPFDQKELELIVGGLGKIDLGDWKANTRLKHCVADSNIVRWFWQAVESFDEERRGRLLQFVTGSTRVPLQGFKALQGSAGPRLFTIHLIDANTDNLPKAHTCFNRIDIPPYETYDKLYEKLLTAVEETCGFAVE from the exons tATTATGTGCCAAGAACCTGGCGAAAAAGGACTTCTTTC GCTCATGTGTTTCTGTCGCAGGGTTGCCCGACCCTTTCGCTAAAGTAGTAGTAGATGGATCGGGCCAGTGCCACTCCACCGACACGGTCAAGAGCACCTTGGACCCCAAGTGGAACCAGCATTACGACCT ATATATTGGGAAAACCGACTCCATAACCATCAGCATATGGAACCACAAGAAGATTCACAAAAAGCAGGGAGCGGGTTTCCTCGGCTGCATCCGGCTCCTGTCCAACGCCATCAGCAGGCTGAAGGACACTGGCT ACCAGCGATTGGATCTATGCAAGCTGAACCCCACTGACAGCGATACAGTACGTGGCCAAATAGTAG TGAGTTTGCAGACGCGGGATCGGATAGGGAGCGGAGGTCCTGTGGTGGACTGCAGAGGACTCTTAGAAAGTGAAGG ACCTGTGTATGAAGACTCGGGGCCCGGCCGGCCGCTCAGCTGCTTCATGGAGGAGCCGCTGCCTTACACAGACAGCACGGGGGCGTCGGGCGGGGGCAGCTGCCGCGTCCTGGAGTCGCCCAATCAGGAGCAGAGACTCCAAGCACAACGAATCAGAGGCCAAGAGACCAGAGGTCACACGCACACCCCTCAGAACCGGCCCCACGGGCACCAGTCACCGGAGCTCCCAGAGGGCTACG AACAAAGGACGACGGTCCAGGGCCAGGTCTActtcctgcacacacagacgggcGTCAGCACGTGGCACGACCCCAGAATACCACG GGGTCTGAACAGCGTGAGTTGTGAGGACCtggggcccctccccccgggcTGGGAGATCAGGAGCACAGTCTCAGGAAGGATTTACTTTGTGGACCACAACAACAGGACCACGCAGTTCACCGACCCCCGGCTGCACCACATAATGAG TCAGCATTCTCAGGTTAAGGAGTCGGGCCAGGCCCTGCCGGTGCAGACGGAGGCGCCGGTGGAggagggcggcgggggcgggggcgagggcgaGGTGCCCGTGCGCTACGAGCGGGACCTGGTGCAGAAGCTGAAGCTGCTCCGGCACGAGCTGTCCCTGCAGCAGCCCCAGGCCGGCCACTGCCGCATCGAGGTGTCCCGCGACGAGATCTTCGAG GAGTCGTACAGACAGATCATGAAGATGAGGCCGAAAGACCTGAAGAAGCGCCTCATGGTGAAGTTTCGTGGAGAGGAGGGGCTAGACTATGGTGGTGTGGCAAG GGAGTGgctgtacctcctgtgccacgaGATGCTGAATCCGTACTACGGCCTGTTCCAGTACTCCACGGACAACATCTACACCCTGCAGATCAATCCCGACTCCTCCATAAATCCC GACCACTTGTCGTATTTCCACTTTGTGGGGAGGATCAtgggcctggctgtgttccaCGGGCACTACATCAACGGGGGCTTCACCCTGCCCTTCTACAAGCAGCTCCTGGGCAAGCCCATTCAGCTGTCTGACCTGGAGACTGTGGACCCAGAGCTGCACAAGAGCCTGGTCTGGATCCT AGAAAATGACATCACCCCCGTTCTGGACCACACGTTCTGCGTCGAGCACAACGCCTTCGGCAAATTCCTCCAGCACGAGCTGAAACCCAACGGCCGCAACATCCCGGTGACGGAAGACAACAAGAAGGAGTACGTGAG GCTCTACGTGAACTGGAGGTTCATGAGGGGGATCGAGGCCCAGTTCCTGGCCCTGCAGAAGGGCTTCAACGAATTGATCCCGCAGCACCTGCTCAAGCCCTTCGACCAGAAGGAGCTCGAG CTGATCGTGGGCGGCCTGGGGAAGATCGACCTGGGCGACTGGAAGGCCAACACGCGGCTCAAGCACTGCGTGGCCGACAGCAACATCGTCCGCTGGTTCTGGCAGGCGGTGGAGTCCTTCGACGAGGAGCGGCGGGGCCGGCTGCTGCAGTTCGTCACGGGGTCCACCCGCGTACCCCTCCAGGGCTTCAAGGCGCTCCAAG GCTCTGCAGGACCCAGGCTCTTCACTATCCACTTGATAGACGCCAACACGGACAACCTGCCCAAAGCCCACACCTG CTTCAACCGGATCGATATCCCGCCTTACGAGACGTACGACAAGCTCTACGAGAAGCTCCTGACTGCGGTGGAGGAAACCTGCGGCTTCGCGGTGGAGTGa
- the LOC135243111 gene encoding E3 ubiquitin-protein ligase SMURF1-like isoform X1 — MSNSGTRRNGSSIKIRLTVLCAKNLAKKDFFRSCVSVAGLPDPFAKVVVDGSGQCHSTDTVKSTLDPKWNQHYDLYIGKTDSITISIWNHKKIHKKQGAGFLGCIRLLSNAISRLKDTGYQRLDLCKLNPTDSDTVRGQIVVSLQTRDRIGSGGPVVDCRGLLESEGPVYEDSGPGRPLSCFMEEPLPYTDSTGASGGGSCRVLESPNQEQRLQAQRIRGQETRGHTHTPQNRPHGHQSPELPEGYEQRTTVQGQVYFLHTQTGVSTWHDPRIPRGLNSVSCEDLGPLPPGWEIRSTVSGRIYFVDHNNRTTQFTDPRLHHIMSQHSQVKESGQALPVQTEAPVEEGGGGGGEGEVPVRYERDLVQKLKLLRHELSLQQPQAGHCRIEVSRDEIFEESYRQIMKMRPKDLKKRLMVKFRGEEGLDYGGVAREWLYLLCHEMLNPYYGLFQYSTDNIYTLQINPDSSINPDHLSYFHFVGRIMGLAVFHGHYINGGFTLPFYKQLLGKPIQLSDLETVDPELHKSLVWILENDITPVLDHTFCVEHNAFGKFLQHELKPNGRNIPVTEDNKKEYVRLYVNWRFMRGIEAQFLALQKGFNELIPQHLLKPFDQKELELIVGGLGKIDLGDWKANTRLKHCVADSNIVRWFWQAVESFDEERRGRLLQFVTGSTRVPLQGFKALQGSTGSAGPRLFTIHLIDANTDNLPKAHTCFNRIDIPPYETYDKLYEKLLTAVEETCGFAVE; from the exons tATTATGTGCCAAGAACCTGGCGAAAAAGGACTTCTTTC GCTCATGTGTTTCTGTCGCAGGGTTGCCCGACCCTTTCGCTAAAGTAGTAGTAGATGGATCGGGCCAGTGCCACTCCACCGACACGGTCAAGAGCACCTTGGACCCCAAGTGGAACCAGCATTACGACCT ATATATTGGGAAAACCGACTCCATAACCATCAGCATATGGAACCACAAGAAGATTCACAAAAAGCAGGGAGCGGGTTTCCTCGGCTGCATCCGGCTCCTGTCCAACGCCATCAGCAGGCTGAAGGACACTGGCT ACCAGCGATTGGATCTATGCAAGCTGAACCCCACTGACAGCGATACAGTACGTGGCCAAATAGTAG TGAGTTTGCAGACGCGGGATCGGATAGGGAGCGGAGGTCCTGTGGTGGACTGCAGAGGACTCTTAGAAAGTGAAGG ACCTGTGTATGAAGACTCGGGGCCCGGCCGGCCGCTCAGCTGCTTCATGGAGGAGCCGCTGCCTTACACAGACAGCACGGGGGCGTCGGGCGGGGGCAGCTGCCGCGTCCTGGAGTCGCCCAATCAGGAGCAGAGACTCCAAGCACAACGAATCAGAGGCCAAGAGACCAGAGGTCACACGCACACCCCTCAGAACCGGCCCCACGGGCACCAGTCACCGGAGCTCCCAGAGGGCTACG AACAAAGGACGACGGTCCAGGGCCAGGTCTActtcctgcacacacagacgggcGTCAGCACGTGGCACGACCCCAGAATACCACG GGGTCTGAACAGCGTGAGTTGTGAGGACCtggggcccctccccccgggcTGGGAGATCAGGAGCACAGTCTCAGGAAGGATTTACTTTGTGGACCACAACAACAGGACCACGCAGTTCACCGACCCCCGGCTGCACCACATAATGAG TCAGCATTCTCAGGTTAAGGAGTCGGGCCAGGCCCTGCCGGTGCAGACGGAGGCGCCGGTGGAggagggcggcgggggcgggggcgagggcgaGGTGCCCGTGCGCTACGAGCGGGACCTGGTGCAGAAGCTGAAGCTGCTCCGGCACGAGCTGTCCCTGCAGCAGCCCCAGGCCGGCCACTGCCGCATCGAGGTGTCCCGCGACGAGATCTTCGAG GAGTCGTACAGACAGATCATGAAGATGAGGCCGAAAGACCTGAAGAAGCGCCTCATGGTGAAGTTTCGTGGAGAGGAGGGGCTAGACTATGGTGGTGTGGCAAG GGAGTGgctgtacctcctgtgccacgaGATGCTGAATCCGTACTACGGCCTGTTCCAGTACTCCACGGACAACATCTACACCCTGCAGATCAATCCCGACTCCTCCATAAATCCC GACCACTTGTCGTATTTCCACTTTGTGGGGAGGATCAtgggcctggctgtgttccaCGGGCACTACATCAACGGGGGCTTCACCCTGCCCTTCTACAAGCAGCTCCTGGGCAAGCCCATTCAGCTGTCTGACCTGGAGACTGTGGACCCAGAGCTGCACAAGAGCCTGGTCTGGATCCT AGAAAATGACATCACCCCCGTTCTGGACCACACGTTCTGCGTCGAGCACAACGCCTTCGGCAAATTCCTCCAGCACGAGCTGAAACCCAACGGCCGCAACATCCCGGTGACGGAAGACAACAAGAAGGAGTACGTGAG GCTCTACGTGAACTGGAGGTTCATGAGGGGGATCGAGGCCCAGTTCCTGGCCCTGCAGAAGGGCTTCAACGAATTGATCCCGCAGCACCTGCTCAAGCCCTTCGACCAGAAGGAGCTCGAG CTGATCGTGGGCGGCCTGGGGAAGATCGACCTGGGCGACTGGAAGGCCAACACGCGGCTCAAGCACTGCGTGGCCGACAGCAACATCGTCCGCTGGTTCTGGCAGGCGGTGGAGTCCTTCGACGAGGAGCGGCGGGGCCGGCTGCTGCAGTTCGTCACGGGGTCCACCCGCGTACCCCTCCAGGGCTTCAAGGCGCTCCAAG gttcTACAGGCTCTGCAGGACCCAGGCTCTTCACTATCCACTTGATAGACGCCAACACGGACAACCTGCCCAAAGCCCACACCTG CTTCAACCGGATCGATATCCCGCCTTACGAGACGTACGACAAGCTCTACGAGAAGCTCCTGACTGCGGTGGAGGAAACCTGCGGCTTCGCGGTGGAGTGa